A window from Tachyglossus aculeatus isolate mTacAcu1 chromosome 20, mTacAcu1.pri, whole genome shotgun sequence encodes these proteins:
- the LOC119941447 gene encoding olfactory receptor 2T2-like: MGNWTQALQTEFILMGFLNNNGGLPTVLSALISITFIVALTGNSTMMFLIYIDPQLHNPMYFLLSQLSLMDAMYICTTVPKMMVDQLTGQKTISFSGCMVQIFLYLTLMGAECFLLGLMAYDRYVAIGHPLRYPVLMSQKKCVQMAACSWLLGATDGFLVPPIAMSFPYCGSRVIDSFFCEVPALLKLSCVDTSVYETVMYVCCVLMLLVPLALIAFSYGRIATVVLGMRSAQAQKKALATCSSHLIVVSLFYGAAIFTYMLPNSYHTPEQDKVVSVFYTILTPALNPVIYGLRNKQVAGALRKVLQRCTSVQRL; encoded by the coding sequence ATGGGGAACTGGACTCAAGCCCTCCAGACAGAGTTCATCCTGATGGGATTCCTCAACAACAATGGCGGACTCCCTACCGTCCTCTCCGCCCTGATTAGTATCACCTTCATCGTGGCCCTGACTGGAAATTCCACCATGATGTTCCTCATCTACATCgacccccagctccacaaccCCATGTATTTCCTCCTCAGTCAACTCTCCCTCATGGACGCCATGTACATCTGCACAACTGTGCCCAAAATGATGGTGGACCAGTTGACTGGGCAGAAGACCATTTCCTTCTCGGGGTGTATGGTTCAGATCTTCCTGTACCTGACCCTGATGGGAGCCGAATGCTTCCTACTAGGCCTCATGGCCTATGATCGATACGTGGCCATCGGCCACCCTCTGCGCTACCCTGTCCTCATGAGCCAGAAGAAGTGTGTCCAGATGGCGGCGTGTTCATGGCTTTTGGGAGCCACAGATGGCTTTCTGGTCCCTCCCATAGCCATGAGCTTCCCCTACTGTGGGTCAAGAGTCATCGACAGCTTCTTCTGCGAAGTTCCTGCCCTGCTGAAGCTCTCTTGCGTTGACACTTCTGTCTATGAGACGGTGATGTATGTCTGCTGTGTCTTGATGCTCTTGGTGCCCTTAGCCCTCATCGCATTCTCCTATGGCCGGATCGCCACCGTCGTGCTGGGCATGCGCTCGGCTCAGGCCCAGAAGAAGGCCTTGGccacctgctcttcccatctGATCGTGGTCAGCCTCTTCTATGGGGCGGCCATCTTCACCTACATGCTTCCCAATTCCTACCACACTCCCGAGCAAGATAAGGTGGTTTCTGTCTTCTACACCATCCTCACGCCTGCTCTAAACCCTGTGATCTATGGCCTCCGCAATAAACAAGTGGCAGGAGCTCTTCGGAAGGTGCTGCAGAGATGCACTTCTGTACAGAGATTGTGA
- the LOC119941293 gene encoding olfactory receptor 2T2-like, with translation MGNWTQAPHSDFILVGLLSNNGGLLTILSILISITFIVALTGNSTMMFLIHIDPQLHTPMYFLLSHLSLMDAMYICTTVPKMMVDQLTGQKTISFWGCMAQIFLYLTLLGAECFLLSLMAYDRYVAIGHPLRYPVLMSQRRCVQMAVGSWLLGATDGFLVTPIAMSFPYCGSRVIESFFCEVPALLKLSCVDTSFYETVMHVCCILMLLVPLALIVFSYGRIAAVVLGMRSAGARKKALATCSSHLIVVSLFYGAGIFNYMLPSSYHSPGQDRVVSIFYTILTPALNPVIYGLRNKQVAGALWKILERCTSIQRT, from the coding sequence ATGGGGAACTGGACTCAGGCCCCCCACTCAGATTTCATCCTGGTGGGACTCCTCAGCAACAATGGGGGACTCCTCACCATCCTCTCCATCTTGATTAGCATCACCTTCATCGTGGCCCTGACTGGAAATTCAACCATGATGTTCCTCATCCACATCGACCCCcagctccacacccccatgtattttctGCTCAGTCACCTCTCCCTCATGGATGCCATGTACATCTGCACAACTGTGCCCAAGATGATGGTGGACCAATTGACCGGACAGAAGACCATTTCTTTCTGGGGATGTATGGCTCAGATCTTCCTGTACCTGACCCTGCTGGGAGCCGAATGCTTCCTCCTGAGCCTCATGGCCTACGACCGATACGTGGCCATTGGCCACCCTCTACGCTACCCGGTCCTCATGAGCCAGAGGAGGTGCGTCCAGATGGCGGTGGGTTCCTGGCTCTTGGGAGCCACAGATGGCTTCCTGGTCACCCCCATAGCCATGAGCTTCCCATACTGTGGGTCAAGAGTCATCGAAAGCTTCTTCTGCGAGGTCCCTGCCCTGCTAAAGCTCTCCTGCGTCGACACTTCGTTCTACGAGACGGTCATGCACGTCTGCTGCATCTTGATGCTCTTGGTGCCCCTGGCCCTCATTGTTTTCTCCTATGGCCGGATCGCGGCCGTCGTGTTGGGCATGCGCTCGGCTGGAGCCCGGAAGAAAGCCTTGGccacctgctcttcccatctAATCGTGGTCAGCCTCTTCTACGGGGCGGGCATCTTCAACTACATGCTCCCCAGTTCCTACCACTCTCCAGGGCAGGATAGGGTGGTGTCCATCTTCTACACCATCCTCACGCCTGCGCTAAACCCTGTGATATACGGCCTCCGCAataaacaagtggcaggggctCTTTGGAAGATCCTGGAGAGATGCACTTCTATACAGAGAACGTGA